CCCTTTCATCTCCTAAAGATCCAGCACAGTGAGGTAGTCACTTGTGAGGGTCAACAGGTATGGTGTAGTATTGGTGTTGTTTGTAAGCAGTTTGTTGGCACCTGGTTTAATGCTATTACTGCTCTTCCTCTAAAATCAAAGCTGGTTTAATGCTAGTACTGCTATTACTCATAAAATTAGAGCTTTAGCTTGTGTTTGCCTACGGCCATTAATTAGGAAAGGCTACGTGTGGCGAGTCCAGTGATTTCAAACACCAATGAGCACTAAGGATGTTTTCTGCGCAGTCTATATCTCCTGTCATAGAttgatttttctcctccccttgtctttgtttcactattttgtatttttatattttttcacagtttgagaGCCAGTCTTCATATGCACAAGCACTTGAACCCCAGCTGTCCTCAGAAGAACGGAAGCAGAAATGGGAGCAAGGTCAGGCAGACTACATGGGAATGGACTCATTTGACAACATCAAGAGAAAGCTTGACAGTTTCCTTAAATAGAGAAGCGATGCAGCCGGATATCGACAGAGTACTTGCAGTTTAACAAAACCATCACCACGCGTCTCTCAAGAAGATACTGTAAAACAGGTTTTCCTTCGTACCTGTTTCTCAACTAGAAATGAGTTGAGTCTCTCCTTCCACCAGCACTACCCTCGCCATACTCCAAAGACGGCGCCGTTTAAATgggaaataaaaagttaaatatcaAACGGCGTTAATTGTCTATGCAAGACTGTCATTATTCAGTGACCCGCCACGGGTGTCTGATCTGTTACACTGtgaagaaaaatcaaaagatTTATCATACGATTAAATTTTTttgcaatacattttttaaattttttttttttttttgcagatttttttttttttttttcatgtcagtgCTCTTCTTGTAAAAAGGGAGGTGGCAACAAGAGTTGAACTGGCATTTTGTATCTGTGTCTCAGATTAGCAGTCACTTACATAAAcattctctccttttttttcttttttacaatgCAGTCACTTAGTAATCTTCTGAGCATTAATGTTCTTTTCTCAGAAGTGTTTTGCTCTTGAATTAAAACAGTCTCatagatatatatttaaaaaaaaaaacatgtttacagcacTTCTAAAGGCCATGGTATGGTCAGTTAGCCATACATATATACTAGATCCTTCGTGCCTTAGTGTCTTGCTCTCTCTATTGCCATCATCCTATCTGTACTTGACTAGCAGCTTTTTCTGTAGgtgatgagatttttttccttgtgttttacTTGACCAGCATGTTGACTGTACCACAAAATCTTTCATCTGGTATAATAAAACCATCTTCAAAGTTTTGGATTTACTTGGATgctttttgtttacttttttttcttggtagAACTGTTTCCACTAGCGTACGCTCTTCTATAGTTGTGGGtaaaattagtttttttaaaaaaaaaattaggttGTGTTATGTATTTAGTATTATTCTTTTACAGAGGATTGAGATTGATTATATTGATATACTCAAGAAAATTGACGGGTGGGCCATGGGAGTAAGTGAATACATATAACCGGATTAATTAGGATTTAATTAGGAAAAAGTTAATTAGTCTTGTAGAGTTACAggcaaaaatatgtaattagaTTAAGTAAAATAGAGGATTAGTAACAGGCTTACAATTTCGTTTTAATGAACACTTGAGTTCGTTAAATTTCGGTTCTTTTAagtatattttctattttaacgCGGATTTAAGCGAAACCGGAAGTGTTCCGGAGGGATacttctctctttgttcttcTTCGTGGGTTTCTGGAAACGTCTCCAGAAccaagaggaaaaagggaaaaggcgAGAAGTGTTCCCGCCGGACACTTCCGGTTTCGTCCCGGGGACAGCCAGACTAGACTTTCATGACGTCCACTAAACTTTTGAGAAATATACTACAGTAATTCaacactttgtatttttcattaggAGCTAACTGAAACAAACGTAACGGCTGGATACAGGCGAGGCTGGGTCAAGATAAACACGTTTTGCATGGAAAGTAACGGATGAACGTAACAAGTCAACACCGTTAACTACCGTTAAGTGCTTGCTAACTCGCTAAGCTAACTCAACTATTCCAAGCTTATGTTTAActcgaacaaaaaaaaaactgataaagGTGTAATAACCAGTTTTCAGAGGGTTACTTCACATTCATTCCGTTAACTTGAACGCAGCCCGGGGGATTTTTGGTGATGTGATCCGGGGGGCGTGCCGTGACCCCGGCTGTGGGTGATACAGACCGCTCCGCCAGGAAAGTAAACACACCATTCCGTCAAGATGGCCCCGCTCTCCGTGTTCCGAGTGGCGCTCCTGGTGTCGTTCTCCGTGCTCCTGACTGTCGTGCTGGGTTTGGGACTGCCTGCCCTGCTGAACGCGGCGATGAGGATGTTGGGGTTACCGGAGACGAGCGTCACCGAGTGCATAGTTATGCTGTATTCACTTTTCGTGCTGTACGTTGCGACGCCCCGAATTCCCAGAGGACTGGTGGAGGTAACGTTACAGTGGACTTCATTTCTGGCACTATAATGAACTCATGTCCTGTGTAGGTCCCATTGTGTTGTCACATTAGGCATTTTAGAAGAAGGCAAATGTCACAGCAACATCCATACAGCTGAGACTAGAGGGGTTAACGCTACAACaggttttaatgcattttagaTAATGAAACTGCTGCCAGTGGAGCAATGCTGTCTGGATTTTTCATTACAAACCTTAcatgtgtattttctttgagaatgtttttatttgatcacaCTTTACAGGAATGCATTCAAGGTattctgttgtcttttgtaCATATTTTCACAGCTTTATATATCACTTTAGGAGAAGCCTTTACTATGTTGTTCCCCTCTCTGCAGGTGAAAGGGAAAGCTGTGCTGGTCACAGGTTGTGACTGTGGATTTGGACATGCGCTTGCAAAACATCTGCACAAACTCGGCTTCACGGTCTTCGCCGGATGTCTCCTCAAGGTATGGATAAGATGTAAAGCGAGCGCCCCATTAGACGCAACAACCCCGATGAAATTCAGAATATTCAATATTTGGACAAGGGGCCGCTCTCAAGTTCACAGTCTGCAACTGCATGTCCCATCAGAAagagattaaaggtgcactgtgtggttttggagaataaCGATGCATAGTCGCTTAAACAAAGCCACGAAAtgaactgtctttgttttcacaactgcacaaactgaccttggaggacagcacagtttgataccgttttactttgttgataTGTGGTGGACTCTGCCACCTTTTTTGcttaaaacagtgttctggggaccgttattttccttttgatttattcaaaatttgaatttcttctcccagactacacagtgcccctttaaatctgGTGTTTTTCATCTTAATGTCATGTGTTGGTGAGGAGAAGTGTCGTCCTTGCAGGACAAAGGCGGAGAGGGTGCAAAGGAACTGGAGGAATTTCATTCGGATCGCATGAAAGTAGTCCAGCTGGACGTGTGCAGCGACGAGCAGGTGAACCAGGCCGTGGAATATATCAAAGACAACCTGGCTGACTCAGAAAAGGGTAACTAACTCCTGTATTCACTAACTCAGATTAAAGGTCAGTGTATGTGCTCATTCACAAACTCTTCCCACCCGTCTCTGACAATCTTTCACTGGTCATGACCCAGGTCTGTGGGCTGTGGTGAACAACGCTGGCGTGTCGACCTTCGGGGAAGTCGAGTTTACGTCCATGGACACCTACAAGCAGGTGTCAGAGGTCAACCTGTGGGGCACCATCAGGGTCACCAAGGCTGTTCTGCCGTTAATCCGAAGGGCCAAAGGTCAGAAGCTAGAATATTGCTGTATATTACATGTTGAATCTTTGTGACACATATACTTGAATAAGTTAAACAGTACCACCAGAACTGCAAACACTTAAAGTGACAAGCACATTTGGATTCGACATTTTCCTAAGTTTCTGGGATTATAAACATTCTTAGAATTCCCGTTTGAAGGAAAACTATGCAGCCAACAAAAGAGTTGTGTCCCATGATTTCTGTGAGTGATGCTGATCAGGTTGTCAAAAGTACCGATACATCCACATTTGGTGGTTTTGAAAGCACCAAAGCtattaaacaaaacagatcGAGAATCAGATTTTCTTTCTGAGCATGCACAGATATTAATACTTTGACAGAGGTGTTGGTATGTTTCAGGGACTTTTTCCCATACCAGCACTTGTGGAGGATGTGAggatgttaaaggtgcaatatgtaggaattcatataacatttaaaaatcaactcAAGCCATCAAcaggatgtgaagaaataacagttcaAGACATCTTTGAACTGTGTCcaagttagcacgctaaccagctagcacctGGCCACTACACTAGTGGTGTACACACTGCGCAGACCCTAACCCACTGAAAAACAGTGTGACAGGATAAATCGGtcaaataagataaataaaataggATAATCTGGTTATGAAGTCCTGCTAGTCACTGGATGGTTTTTCATTTCTCAGCTTGGGTGCAATAGCAGCTTTTTGTTAATAAGTGACTCATCGGAAAATATGGTTAATTTATTTGCTTATCTAAGCTCAACTCCAGGCAGCGTACTCATTAAGAACGTCTCTGAAGACAGTTGAACTTTGGACCTGGAGGCTTAACAGGCTTTGAGCTTGAAAGCAGTTACTTAATTTTGTTACTGGTGGTGCTAAATTAAATCATATTGTGTCACatagttttgggtttttttttgggtcacGTTTCTGAACATTTCTGCAGGCCGTGTTGTGAACCTGGCCAGCATGTACGGGAGGATGGGAAACATCATGCGCTCGCCCTACTGCGTGTCTAAATACGGCGTGGAAGCTTTTTCCGACTGCCTCCGCTACGAGATGAAGACCTGGGGCGTCAAGGTGTCTGTGATCGAACCGGGGAACTTCATCGTGGCCACCGGCATCCTGACCCGCGACATCGTGGCCAACACGGCCAACAAGCTGTGGAGCGAGGCGCCGGCGCAGGTGAAGGAGGATTATGGGAAAGGCCACTTCGAGCAGCACATGGCGCTGATGCGCTCCTACTGCAACAGCGGGCAGAAGGATGTGGCCCCTGTGCTGGATGACATCACCGACGCCATCACGTCCAAGCGTCCTTACACCAGGTACAACCCCACGGAGCCACACTGGTGGATCAGAATGCAGGTCATGACCCATCTGCCCGGCGCCATAGCCGACTTCCTGTACTTCTAGAAGAGAAGCTGTTCCCTATGTTTCAATCCTCTCAGATGAAATTGCAGCTTATTCTTCAACTATGTAACACTGCGCAGATCTACAAATCTTAGAGAGGGGCCTCAGCGACACATTCCTCAGCACTTGCAATCATTCACTGATCAAGCCTTAAAACGTAATGATGTTTTGAAACTGAAACTTTTTATATGTtcgacaaaaaaaacaacataacttTTTATCTATACAGATACATGCCGTGATAAGTAGTAACTACTTTGCGTCAGATATCAGCAGGGCTATGACATACTGGTAGCTGTCGTCATTACTTGTGgttttatctttctttaaaaaaaaaaaaacgtgttcgTCCCCTTtatatttctgatgttttgtgttatgaGAATCGTCTGGAGCTGGCAGAGCTCAACAGACGGCTCCCGCTGTTCCGTTGTGACCGTCGCCGGAACAAACCAAGGTCAACTACTGTAAGAACCGTGGTGAGATTTGGCTCGACTCGCCCTCTCCCCTCAAAGTTACGTAACGGCCAACACAAGCCCACTTTGTCTCACATGCGCCATGAGAATCCTGCGTGCCACTGCGACGGCGAAGTTGATTGATGTGATTAATGGGCGTATGAAAAGCATCCAGCCCCCTTGCTTCCTCCCTCATCCCACCTCCTCATTGGGAGAAATATTTTGTATAGACAATAATGTGAATGAAtagagcattttattttgaaaaaaatattacaatcaCAGTGTCACGATTTGAAATAAACTGACCAAAATGTGGTTGTGTCTTTTGTTGGTCTCCTTTAATCCAGGCCTGGCAGGTGTAATGATCCAAATGACCACCAGGGGATGCACGTGCATCGTAGAAAACCACCACAGCTGTGCTCATGTATGAATCATTTGCAGTCTCAGATAATGTTAATAGtattaaaatcacattataGCAAAGCTGGAGCTCAGAgaagactcttttttttataattccAGTAAAATACAGCTGaagaaatgcatgaaaacagaCATCCCGTCATTTAACGACTCAAAAacaacagactttttttttttgtatcgtTTATTACGTCTTTTGAACACTCTAATAAACTCTTCTAAATTATTACACCTGAAGACGATCTCCCCtccatttaaaaacagtattaAGAGCATGACATTTAATTTCACAGCACTGCCTTTTTATCATTCCACAGCATGGATCTGctttcttcactctctctcatacagaaacaaaaagaaaagagaaaaaaaaaagctttgtgaGACAAAGAACACCATAGAAATGTAAGCAGCACAAAAAGCACCAAAGTTTTTAAACACGGGGGTCACTTGTTCAGAATATTATCAAGAAACCAGGCGTAGAGGATCATCTCAGGCTTGTTTATCAGTCGAGGAGCGAGTGCTTCGAGCTGCGTTGTAGTTTTtaagtggggggggggatagtTTGACAAACGGTCTCTTGATAATACCCCTTGCAACTGActtcaatgtcttttttttaagcagattttaaaatcatttctgtACAGCTACAAGGCTCTGCTCATGCGGCCTCCCCGTTGGTGTAAAATGATCCCAGTTCATAACAATATCTATGCGAGGGAGATACTGTAGTTCTGTATTTGAATatcaagtaaaacatttaagtatccaggatttttttttcttttctctttacatATTTAAGTGGCTAAACTGCAAAAGTGAATGTCTTATTACACTAGGTCTTATATGAAATGcatacagacatttaaaaaaaaaaaaaaactatttcctCGGAAACCAATGACAGTTCCCATTCACGACCGACAATATGTGATACCGTTATAACTTGAGGTGCTCATAAACATGAGATTCAGGTCATGATTACATCACAcctgggggagggaggggggtatGTCTCTGAATGAACATCACATATttttatactgtacatgtagGCATTCACTGTTCATTTAAGAAGTTATACTTGATGAAATCAGCAAAGGTAAGGTCACTTGAAACTACACACAAGATCACCTAAATGGGCATTTTATgcaagaccaaaaaaaaaaaagagaagttggACAATAACGTCATGAGGAAATACCCTTCTCTTTAAAAGGATGTTTTCAGACGTTGCTAACTGATCAGACTCAACTGATGCACATGCAAAGCTTTAACCAAATAGCACGCGGAGGTGATGAGAGAAGGTGGGAAGaacaagataaaaaagaaaaactttggGGGTGGGGGAGCGGGCTAAACCTTTGGTTGACAGAAAGCTGTGAAGGCACATTGAAATCTCCTAAATCCCTCGAACTGGGGCACACTGCATTGGCGTTTGTCACTTTAATGCTGCGTAATATCGCAGACGCTGTACAACCGGAAGTCGGggaggaaatttaaaaaaaaaaaaaaaaaactggggtTGCTGACAGCAGTTCATGACTACTGTAGGCAAACACTATCTCACATGAAGTGtcagggggaagaaaaaaagaacatggcACCGATACAACAGCCAGGGCTTGGGTGTAATAAATGACGGGATTCCTGTAACCCAAATACTTATCTGGTGACTGATATTACAGTAaccaaaaagaggaagaggggaggagggttaCTGAGAATGAAGGGAATACCCGAAAAAGTGTCATCAAGTTGATGTAATGGTTACAGGTCAGAAAGAAGTTGCACAGAAGAGGAATAGAACCACTGTGAACTCTGTTTTGCTCAATATTCTGACTTCACACATCATTTctaaagaaaaaagtcagaacaaaaaattgtttgatttttttttttttttttaaacagtggcCTTCATCCTATTCCGTAGTATCGGGACctaaaatgaacaaacaaagcagTCGAGCCACGCTGAGAATCATTCCTGTGACTGACATTTTGAAGCATCTAGTTTTAATTCTGCCAGGTATCGAGTCTCGACGCCATCCTTTTAAATTCTGGAATGTTTTTGTCTAGCTTAAATTAAGATCTCAAACACTACTGCAGGTTCTATAATTAGAGCTCAGCCCCGCTTTTAAACCAGTCATGAATCAAACTGAAAGCCAATTGTTTCGCTGTTAATAATGAATATGTGACCGCTCCAAAAATAAGAGAGAACGCTCCGGCTCTCGTGTGAATAGTGTGTCAATCacctggaggggaaaaaaataaaaaagttcatGTCCATGTTTCGGGCATGCCTGGATTGACAAGACCTtaaaaatcccccccccccccataaaaaaacatccattatCCTCACCGATGATACATCAGCGTTGGCCTCCGTTCATTTTCCCCGCCCTTGTACAACTGGGAGCGGTAATCCACATATTCTACTTAGTGGAGCAGATTCTCCAAGTCTCCTCCCTAGATTTGTTTTTTAGGGTCCATTTTTCCATT
This is a stretch of genomic DNA from Acanthopagrus latus isolate v.2019 chromosome 19, fAcaLat1.1, whole genome shotgun sequence. It encodes these proteins:
- the bdh1 gene encoding D-beta-hydroxybutyrate dehydrogenase, mitochondrial isoform X4, whose translation is MAPLSVFRVALLVSFSVLLTVVLGLGLPALLNAAMRMLGLPETSVTECIVMLYSLFVLYVATPRIPRGLVEVKGKAVLVTGCDCGFGHALAKHLHKLGFTVFAGCLLKDKGGEGAKELEEFHSDRMKVVQLDVCSDEQVNQAVEYIKDNLADSEKGLWAVVNNAGVSTFGEVEFTSMDTYKQVSEVNLWGTIRVTKAVLPLIRRAKGRVVNLASMYGRMGNIMRSPYCVSKYGVEAFSDCLRYEMKTWGVKVSVIEPGNFIVATGILTRDIVANTANKLWSEAPAQVKEDYGKGHFEQHMALMRSYCNSGQKDVAPVLDDITDAITSKRPYTR
- the bdh1 gene encoding D-beta-hydroxybutyrate dehydrogenase, mitochondrial isoform X1; this encodes MAPLSVFRVALLVSFSVLLTVVLGLGLPALLNAAMRMLGLPETSVTECIVMLYSLFVLYVATPRIPRGLVEVKGKAVLVTGCDCGFGHALAKHLHKLGFTVFAGCLLKDKGGEGAKELEEFHSDRMKVVQLDVCSDEQVNQAVEYIKDNLADSEKGLWAVVNNAGVSTFGEVEFTSMDTYKQVSEVNLWGTIRVTKAVLPLIRRAKGRVVNLASMYGRMGNIMRSPYCVSKYGVEAFSDCLRYEMKTWGVKVSVIEPGNFIVATGILTRDIVANTANKLWSEAPAQVKEDYGKGHFEQHMALMRSYCNSGQKDVAPVLDDITDAITSKRPYTRPGRCNDPNDHQGMHVHRRKPPQLCSCMNHLQSQIMLIVLKSHYSKAGAQRRLFFL
- the bdh1 gene encoding D-beta-hydroxybutyrate dehydrogenase, mitochondrial isoform X5, with product MSPQEVSSLQDKGGEGAKELEEFHSDRMKVVQLDVCSDEQVNQAVEYIKDNLADSEKGLWAVVNNAGVSTFGEVEFTSMDTYKQVSEVNLWGTIRVTKAVLPLIRRAKGRVVNLASMYGRMGNIMRSPYCVSKYGVEAFSDCLRYEMKTWGVKVSVIEPGNFIVATGILTRDIVANTANKLWSEAPAQVKEDYGKGHFEQHMALMRSYCNSGQKDVAPVLDDITDAITSKRPYTRPGRCNDPNDHQGMHVHRRKPPQLCSCMNHLQSQIMLIVLKSHYSKAGAQRRLFFL
- the bdh1 gene encoding D-beta-hydroxybutyrate dehydrogenase, mitochondrial isoform X2 encodes the protein MAPLSVFRVALLVSFSVLLTVVLGLGLPALLNAAMRMLGLPETSVTECIVMLYSLFVLYVATPRIPRGLVEVKGKAVLVTGCDCGFGHALAKHLHKLGFTVFAGCLLKDKGGEGAKELEEFHSDRMKVVQLDVCSDEQVNQAVEYIKDNLADSEKGLWAVVNNAGVSTFGEVEFTSMDTYKQVSEVNLWGTIRVTKAVLPLIRRAKGRVVNLASMYGRMGNIMRSPYCVSKYGVEAFSDCLRYEMKTWGVKVSVIEPGNFIVATGILTRDIVANTANKLWSEAPAQVKEDYGKGHFEQHMALMRSYCNSGQKDVAPVLDDITDAITSKRPYTRYNPTEPHWWIRMQVMTHLPGAIADFLYF
- the bdh1 gene encoding D-beta-hydroxybutyrate dehydrogenase, mitochondrial isoform X3 gives rise to the protein MAPLSVFRVALLVSFSVLLTVVLGLGLPALLNAAMRMLGLPETSVTECIVMLYSLFVLYVATPRIPRGLVEVKGKAVLVTGCDCGFGHALAKHLHKLGFTVFAGCLLKDKGGEGAKELEEFHSDRMKVVQLDVCSDEQVNQAVEYIKDNLADSEKGLWAVVNNAGVSTFGEVEFTSMDTYKQVSEVNLWGTIRVTKAVLPLIRRAKGRVVNLASMYGRMGNIMRSPYCVSKYGVEAFSDCLRYEMKTWGVKVSVIEPGNFIVATGILTRDIVANTANKLWSEAPAQVKEDYGKGHFEQHMALMRSYCNSGQKDVAPVLDDITDAITSKRPYTRSPLIQAWQV